The Balaenoptera acutorostrata chromosome 10, mBalAcu1.1, whole genome shotgun sequence genome has a window encoding:
- the TMEM115 gene encoding transmembrane protein 115: MQRALPGARQHLGAILSSASVVVKALCAAVLFLYLLSFAVDTGCLAVTPGYLFPPNFWIWTLATHGLMEQHVWDVAISLATVVVAGRLLEPLWGALELLIFFSVVNVSVGLLGAFAYLLTYMASFNLVYLFTVRIHGALGFLGGVLVALKQTMGDCVVLRVPQVRVSVVPMLLLGLLLLLRLATLLQSPALASYGFGLISSWVYLRFYQRHSRGRGDMADHFAFATFFPEILQPVVGLLANLVHGLLVKVKICQKTVKRYDVGAPSSITISLPGTDPQDAERRRQLALKALNERLKRVEDQSVWPSMEDDEEEAGAKVDSPLPSDKAPTLPGKGPVPGSSLITFEAAPPKL; this comes from the exons ATGCAGCGCGCCCTACCGGGCGCCCGCCAACACTTGGGGGCCATCCTGTCCAGCGCCAGCGTGGTGGTAAAGGCTCTGTGCGCTGCGGTACTATTCCTCTACTTGCTGTCCTTCGCCGTGGACACGGGCTGCCTGGCGGTCACCCCAGGCTACCTCTTTCCACCCAACTTCTGGATCTGGACCCTGGCCACCCATGGGCTGATGGAACAGCATGTGTGGGATGTGGCCATCAGCCTAGCCACAGTGGTGGTGGCCGGACGTTTGCTGGAGCCCCTCTGGGGGGCCTTGGAGCTACTCATCTTCTTCTCAGTGGTAAACGTGTCTGTGGGGCTACTGGGGGCCTTTGCCTACCTCCTCACCTACATGGCTTCCTTCAACTTGGTGTACCTTTTCACTGTCCGCATCCACGGCGCCCTGGGCTTCCTAGGTGGTGTCCTGGTGGCACTCAAGCAAACCATGGGGGACTGTGTGGTCCTGCGAGTGCCCCAGGTGCGTGTCAGTGTGGTGCCCATGCTGCTcttggggctgctgctgctgctgcggcTGGCCACACTGCTTCAGAGTCCAGCGCTGGCCTCCTATGGCTTTGGGCTGATCTCCAGTTGGGTGTATCTTCGCTTCTACCAGCGCCATAGCCGAGGCCGAGGCGACATGGCCGACCACTTTGCCTTTGCCACCTTCTTCCCTGAGATTCTGCAGCCTGTGGTGGGGCTGTTGGCGAACTTGGTGCATGGCCTCCTGGTGAAGGTAAAGATATGCCAGAAGACAGTGAAGCGCTATGATGTGGGTGCCCCATCCTCCATCACCATCAGCCTCCCAGGCACAGACCCTCAAGACGCAGAGCGGAGAAG GCAACTGGCTCTGAAGGCCCTCAACGAGCGGTTGAAGCGAGTGGAGGACCAGTCCGTCTGGCCCAGCATGGAAGACGATGAAGAGGAGGCTGGGGCCAAGGTGGATAGCCCCCTGCCGTCAGACAAGGCCCCCACGCTCCCAGGGAAGGGGCCTGTCCCAGGATCCAGCCTGATCACCTTTGAGGCAGCTCCCCCGAAGCTGTAA
- the LOC103004456 gene encoding transmembrane reductase CYB561D2, which translates to MALSVETESHIYRALRTASGAAAHIVALGFTIFVAVLARPGSSLFSWHPVLMSLAFSFLMTEALLVFSPESSLLRSLSRKGRARCHWVLQLLALLCALLGLGLVILQKEQLGKAHLATWHGRAGLLAVLWAGLQCSGGVGLLYPKLLPRWPLAKLKLYHATSGLVGYLLGSASLLLGMCSLWFTATVTGGVWYLAVLCPVVTSLVIMNQVSNAYLYRKRIQP; encoded by the exons ATGGCCCTTTCTGTGGAGACCGAGTCGCACATATACCGAGCTCTGCGCACTGCATCTGGGGCTGCTGCCCACATTGTGGCTCTGGGCTTCACCATCTTTGTGGCTGTACTTGCCAGGCCTGGCTCCA GTCTCTTCTCCTGGCACCCCGTGCTTATGTCTCTGGCT TTCTCTTTCCTGATGACCGAGGCACTGCTGGTGTTCTCTCCTGAGAGTTCGCTGCTGCGCTCCCTCTCACGGAAGGGCCGAGCACGCTGCCACTGGGTTCTGCAGCTGCTGGCCCTGCTGTGTGCACTGCTGGGCCTGGGCCTTGTCATCCTTCAAAAGGAACAGCTTGGCAAAGCCCACCTGGCCACGTGGCATGGGCGGGCAGGGCTGCTAGCTGtgctgtgggcagggctgcagtgCTCAGGTGGGGTGGGGCTGCTCTACCCCAAATTGCTGCCTCGATGGCCCCTGGCCAAGCTCAAGCTGTACCATGCCACTTCTGGGTTGGTGGGCTACCTTCTGGGTAGTGCCAGCCTCTTGTTGGGCATGTGCTCACTCTGGTTCACTGCCACAGTCACCGGTGGGGTCTGGTACCTGGCTGTGCTATGCCCTGTCGTTACCAGCTTGGTCATTATGAACCAGGTGAGCAACGCCTACCTGTACCGCAAGAGGATCCAGCCGTGA